The Buttiauxella selenatireducens genome has a window encoding:
- a CDS encoding sulfonate ABC transporter substrate-binding protein — translation MFNLLKRTAPWLMLTGALSISATIHAAETGPEQLRIGYQKGSVSMVLAKSHQLLEKEYPQTKFQWIEFPAGPQMLEALNIGSIDLGSTGDIPPIFAQAAGADLVYVGSEPPKPKAEVILVPENSPLKTVADLKGHKIAFQKGSSSHNLVLRALQKAGLKFTDVQAAYLTPADARAAFQQGNVDAWAIWDPYYSAVLLNGGVRVLTDGSELVQTGSFYLASRPYAEKNGLFLQHVLKTFSDADALTRSQREASVALLAKTMGLPENVIATYFDHRPPTVITPVSAETAAKQQQTADLFYDNHLVPKKVDIRTRIWQPTTGDKS, via the coding sequence ATGTTTAATCTGTTAAAACGTACCGCTCCCTGGCTGATGCTAACAGGCGCACTAAGTATTAGCGCCACGATCCACGCCGCAGAAACTGGGCCTGAGCAACTGCGCATCGGTTATCAAAAAGGGTCGGTCAGTATGGTGCTGGCAAAAAGCCACCAGCTTCTGGAAAAAGAGTATCCGCAAACTAAGTTTCAGTGGATTGAATTCCCCGCCGGCCCGCAAATGCTGGAAGCACTGAATATTGGCAGCATTGATCTCGGCAGTACCGGCGATATTCCGCCAATCTTCGCTCAGGCGGCGGGGGCGGATCTGGTTTATGTCGGTTCAGAGCCGCCAAAACCTAAAGCCGAAGTCATTTTAGTGCCGGAGAACAGCCCACTGAAAACCGTGGCCGATCTTAAAGGGCATAAAATTGCTTTCCAGAAAGGCTCCAGTTCTCACAACCTCGTCCTGCGCGCATTACAAAAAGCCGGGCTGAAATTTACCGATGTCCAGGCCGCCTATTTAACCCCTGCTGATGCACGCGCTGCATTCCAGCAAGGCAATGTTGACGCCTGGGCAATTTGGGACCCGTACTACTCCGCAGTCCTGTTAAACGGAGGCGTTCGCGTATTAACCGATGGCAGTGAATTAGTTCAAACCGGCTCGTTCTATCTCGCCTCGCGCCCTTACGCTGAGAAAAATGGCCTGTTCTTGCAACACGTTCTCAAAACATTTAGCGATGCTGATGCGTTAACCCGAAGCCAGCGTGAAGCAAGCGTTGCGTTACTGGCAAAAACCATGGGGCTGCCTGAAAACGTTATTGCCACCTATTTCGACCACCGTCCACCGACAGTGATTACCCCAGTCAGTGCAGAAACGGCTGCCAAACAACAGCAAACCGCTGACCTGTTTTATGACAACCATTTAGTGCCTAAAAAAGTCGATATTCGCACCCGTATTTGGCAACCCACAACAGGAGACAAGTCATGA
- the ssuD gene encoding FMNH2-dependent alkanesulfonate monooxygenase, giving the protein MSLNLFWFLPTHGDGHYLGSNDAARPVDHGYLQQIAQAADRLGFTGVLIPTGRSCEDAWLVAASMIPVTQRLKFLVALRPSVTSPTVAARQAATLDRLSNGRALFNLVTGSDPEELAADGVFLNHQERYEASAEFTHIWRRLLEGETVDHEGKHIQVKGAKLMFPPVQQPRPPLYFGGSSDVAQDLAAEQVDLYLTWGEPPHLVKEKIEQVRAKAAAHGRTVRFGIRLHVIVRETNEEAWDAANRLISQLDDETIARAQAAFARTDSVGQHRMAALHGGKRDNLEISPNLWAGVGLVRGGAGTALVGDGPTVAERINEYAALGIDSFILSGYPHLEEAYRVGELLFPHLDVAIPQIPQPRQIREKGEVVANDFIPRKVAQS; this is encoded by the coding sequence ATGAGTTTGAATCTATTCTGGTTTTTACCTACCCATGGCGATGGCCACTATTTGGGTAGCAACGATGCAGCGCGCCCGGTTGACCACGGTTATTTGCAACAAATCGCTCAGGCAGCGGACAGACTGGGCTTTACCGGTGTACTGATCCCGACGGGCCGTTCATGCGAAGACGCGTGGCTGGTTGCTGCATCCATGATTCCGGTGACCCAACGCTTAAAATTTTTGGTGGCGCTGCGCCCAAGCGTGACGTCCCCTACGGTGGCTGCACGCCAGGCCGCCACGCTCGACAGACTTTCCAACGGGCGCGCTTTGTTTAATCTGGTGACAGGCAGTGACCCGGAAGAGTTAGCCGCAGACGGCGTGTTCCTTAATCATCAGGAACGCTATGAAGCCTCCGCTGAATTTACCCACATCTGGCGGCGCTTGCTGGAAGGTGAAACGGTGGATCACGAAGGTAAACACATTCAGGTTAAAGGCGCGAAGTTAATGTTCCCGCCGGTACAGCAACCGCGTCCCCCCCTCTACTTTGGCGGCTCGTCAGATGTGGCGCAGGACCTGGCGGCCGAACAGGTTGATCTCTATCTCACCTGGGGCGAACCACCGCATTTAGTGAAAGAGAAAATCGAGCAGGTTCGTGCCAAAGCCGCAGCCCACGGGCGAACCGTGCGTTTCGGTATTCGCTTGCACGTGATTGTGCGTGAAACCAATGAAGAAGCCTGGGACGCCGCTAATCGCCTGATATCACAATTAGATGATGAAACCATTGCCAGGGCGCAGGCCGCTTTTGCCCGCACCGACTCGGTTGGCCAACACCGCATGGCGGCGTTGCACGGCGGCAAACGCGATAATCTGGAAATCAGCCCGAACCTGTGGGCGGGCGTAGGTCTGGTGCGTGGCGGCGCGGGCACAGCATTAGTGGGTGATGGCCCAACGGTCGCAGAACGCATTAACGAATACGCCGCATTGGGCATCGACAGCTTTATTCTTTCCGGTTATCCGCATCTGGAAGAGGCTTATCGCGTCGGCGAACTGCTATTCCCACACCTTGACGTGGCTATTCCACAAATCCCGCAGCCTCGCCAGATTCGCGAGAAAGGCGAAGTGGTGGCAAACGATTTTATCCCACGCAAAGTCGCGCAAAGCTAA
- the ssuC gene encoding aliphatic sulfonate ABC transporter permease SsuC, whose product MTPSTHKLLLRLAPWALPVAIIAIWQLSSSAGWLSNRILPSPEGVVVAFWNLSASGELWQHLAISSWRAVIGFSIGGSLGLTLGLISGLSRWGERLLDSSIQMLRNVPHLALIPLVILWFGIDESAKIFLVALGTLFPIYINTWHGIRNIDPGLLEMARSYGLSGFSLFAQVILPGALPSIMVGIRFALGLMWLTLIVAETISANSGIGYLAMNAREFLQTDVVIVAIILYALLGKLADISAQLLERVWLRWHPAYQLQEENA is encoded by the coding sequence ATGACCCCTTCAACGCACAAATTGTTGTTAAGACTTGCCCCGTGGGCGCTGCCGGTTGCCATTATTGCAATCTGGCAACTCTCTTCGAGTGCAGGCTGGCTCTCTAATCGCATCCTCCCTTCGCCAGAAGGGGTGGTTGTCGCATTCTGGAACCTCTCAGCCAGCGGCGAATTGTGGCAGCACCTGGCGATCAGTTCGTGGCGTGCGGTGATTGGTTTCAGTATCGGCGGCTCTCTGGGGTTAACTCTCGGGCTAATCAGTGGACTCTCCCGTTGGGGAGAGCGTTTGTTGGATAGCTCAATTCAAATGTTACGTAACGTCCCACATCTGGCGCTGATCCCGCTGGTGATTCTGTGGTTCGGCATCGACGAGTCAGCGAAAATTTTCCTTGTGGCACTCGGCACCCTGTTCCCGATTTACATTAATACCTGGCACGGTATCCGCAATATCGACCCCGGTTTGCTGGAGATGGCGCGCAGCTATGGGTTATCCGGTTTTAGCCTGTTCGCCCAGGTGATTTTACCCGGCGCGCTGCCTTCTATTATGGTCGGGATTCGTTTCGCCCTCGGTCTGATGTGGCTGACTTTAATTGTGGCAGAAACCATTTCAGCTAACTCAGGGATTGGCTATCTGGCAATGAATGCGCGGGAATTCCTGCAAACCGATGTGGTCATTGTCGCCATCATCCTTTATGCCTTACTCGGCAAACTCGCTGATATCAGCGCGCAATTACTCGAACGTGTCTGGCTTCGCTGGCACCCGGCTTACCAGTTGCAGGAGGAGAACGCATGA
- the ssuB gene encoding aliphatic sulfonates ABC transporter ATP-binding protein translates to MNTARLNQGTPLLLNNVTKRYGNKTILDELELRIPAGQFVAVVGRSGGGKSTLLRLLAGLENPNGGSLIAGNAPLRESQDETRLMFQDARLLPWKSVINNVGLGLKGNWKEAATKALESVGLANRATEWPAALSGGQKQRVALARALIHRPRLLLLDEPLGALDALTRIEMQELIVSLWQEHGFTVLLVTHDVSEAVAMADRVLLIEEGKIGLDLTIDLPRPRKLGSVRLAELEAQVLERVMKRLVVEEPARVVRTG, encoded by the coding sequence ATGAATACCGCTCGTTTAAATCAGGGGACTCCCCTACTCCTTAACAACGTGACCAAACGCTACGGCAATAAAACGATTCTGGATGAACTGGAATTACGTATTCCCGCAGGGCAGTTTGTCGCGGTGGTTGGGCGCAGCGGCGGCGGGAAAAGTACGTTGTTGCGTCTGCTAGCAGGGCTGGAAAATCCTAATGGCGGATCGCTGATTGCCGGAAATGCGCCGCTACGTGAAAGCCAGGATGAAACACGCTTAATGTTTCAGGATGCGCGTTTGTTGCCATGGAAATCCGTCATTAATAACGTTGGGCTGGGGCTCAAAGGAAACTGGAAAGAAGCGGCAACCAAAGCGCTGGAGTCCGTTGGGCTTGCCAACCGTGCAACCGAGTGGCCCGCTGCACTTTCGGGTGGACAAAAGCAGCGTGTGGCACTGGCTCGTGCGTTGATTCACCGCCCACGTCTGTTGTTGCTTGATGAGCCGCTGGGTGCGCTGGATGCTCTGACGCGTATCGAAATGCAGGAGTTAATTGTTTCTCTGTGGCAAGAGCACGGTTTTACCGTGTTGCTGGTGACGCACGATGTCAGCGAAGCTGTCGCCATGGCCGACAGGGTTTTATTGATTGAAGAAGGGAAGATTGGCCTCGACCTGACGATTGATCTGCCTCGCCCACGTAAGCTCGGCTCTGTCCGGCTGGCTGAACTGGAAGCGCAGGTATTAGAACGTGTGATGAAACGGCTGGTGGTTGAAGAACCGGCACGCGTGGTGCGCACCGGTTAG
- the pepN gene encoding aminopeptidase N, whose protein sequence is MTQQPQAKYRHDYRAPDYTITDIDLTFDLDAAKTLVTAISQITRQGTAGAPLRLDGEDLTLVSVAVNGAAWEDYRQEEGALIIESLPDAFTLTIVNEISPATNTALEGLYLSGDALCTQCEAEGFRHITWYLDRPDVLARFTTKIIADKKQYPFLLSNGNRIAEGELENGRHWVQWQDPFPKPCYLFALVAGDFDVLRDTYKTRSGRDVALELFVDRGNLDRASWAMTSLKASMKWDETRFGLEYDLDIYMIVAVDFFNMGAMENKGLNVFNSKYVLARAETATDKDYLDIERVIGHEYFHNWTGNRVTCRDWFQLSLKEGLTVFRDQEFSSDLGSRAVNRIQNVRTMRAMQFAEDASPMAHPIRPDKVIEMNNFYTLTVYEKGSEVIRMLHTLLGEANFQKGMQLYFERHDGSAATCDDFVQAMEDASNVDLSHFRRWYSQAGTPVVTVRDDYDPEKELYTLTISQTTPPTAEQQEKQPLHIPFDIELYDNEGKVIPLQKNGHPIHHVLNVTQAEQTFVFDNVYFQPVPSLLREFSAPVKLEYKWSDQQLTFLMRHARNDFSRWDAAQSLLATYIKLNVNRCQQGQPLSLPLHVADAFRAILLDEKIDPALAAEILTLPSQNEIAELFQIIDPHAIAAVHEALMRTLANELADEFLAVYNANKLDTYRVEHADIGKRALRNTCLRYLAFGEQQLAEQLVRHQYQSADNMTDSIAALSASVAAQLPCRVELLAAFDEKWHQDGLVMDKWFVLQATSPAEGTLNTVRELLNHRSFSMGNPNRVRSLIGAFAAANPSAFHAPDGSGYQFMVEMLSELNHRNPQVASRLIEPLIRLKRYDAKRQEMMRAALVQLKGLENLSGDLFEKITKALA, encoded by the coding sequence ATGACACAACAGCCACAAGCCAAATATCGCCACGACTACCGTGCGCCGGATTACACGATTACCGATATCGATTTGACCTTTGACCTTGATGCCGCAAAAACCCTGGTCACAGCCATTAGCCAGATAACCCGCCAGGGTACAGCAGGTGCGCCATTGCGTCTTGATGGCGAAGACCTGACGCTGGTGTCTGTTGCTGTAAACGGTGCTGCCTGGGAAGATTACCGCCAGGAAGAGGGTGCATTGATTATCGAATCACTGCCAGACGCCTTCACCCTGACCATCGTTAATGAAATCAGCCCTGCGACCAATACCGCGCTGGAAGGGCTTTACCTTTCAGGCGACGCGCTTTGCACCCAGTGTGAAGCTGAAGGTTTCCGCCACATTACCTGGTATCTCGACCGACCGGACGTTCTGGCGCGCTTCACCACTAAAATCATTGCCGATAAAAAACAGTACCCATTCCTGCTATCTAACGGCAACCGTATTGCCGAAGGTGAACTGGAAAATGGTCGTCATTGGGTGCAATGGCAAGATCCGTTCCCAAAACCGTGTTACCTGTTTGCGCTGGTGGCGGGTGATTTCGACGTGCTGCGCGATACCTATAAAACGCGTTCTGGCCGTGATGTCGCGCTGGAGCTGTTTGTCGACCGTGGCAACCTGGACCGTGCAAGCTGGGCGATGACGTCGCTGAAAGCATCAATGAAATGGGATGAAACCCGCTTCGGCCTCGAGTATGACCTCGACATTTATATGATCGTCGCCGTCGACTTCTTCAACATGGGCGCCATGGAAAACAAAGGCCTGAACGTCTTTAACTCCAAATATGTGCTGGCGCGTGCAGAAACGGCGACCGATAAAGATTACCTCGATATTGAACGCGTTATCGGCCATGAATACTTCCACAACTGGACCGGCAACCGTGTTACGTGCCGCGACTGGTTCCAGTTAAGCCTGAAAGAAGGGCTGACTGTTTTCCGCGATCAAGAATTTAGCTCTGATCTGGGCTCACGCGCGGTTAACCGCATTCAAAACGTGCGTACCATGCGCGCAATGCAGTTTGCCGAAGACGCAAGCCCGATGGCGCACCCGATTCGCCCGGATAAAGTGATTGAAATGAACAACTTCTACACGCTGACCGTGTATGAGAAGGGTTCAGAAGTTATCCGTATGCTGCATACTTTGCTGGGCGAAGCAAACTTCCAGAAAGGCATGCAGCTTTACTTTGAACGTCATGACGGTAGTGCTGCAACCTGTGATGATTTCGTACAAGCGATGGAAGATGCGTCAAACGTTGACCTGTCCCATTTCCGCCGTTGGTATAGTCAGGCAGGCACGCCAGTCGTCACTGTGCGTGATGACTACGATCCGGAAAAAGAGCTCTATACGCTGACTATTAGCCAGACAACGCCGCCAACTGCTGAACAACAAGAAAAGCAGCCGTTACATATTCCGTTCGACATCGAACTGTATGACAACGAAGGCAAAGTCATTCCGCTGCAGAAAAATGGCCATCCGATTCACCACGTGCTGAATGTGACGCAGGCAGAGCAGACATTTGTCTTTGATAACGTTTATTTCCAGCCGGTTCCTTCCTTGCTGCGTGAGTTCTCGGCGCCAGTAAAACTGGAATACAAATGGAGCGACCAGCAACTGACGTTCCTGATGCGCCATGCTCGCAACGATTTCTCCCGTTGGGATGCCGCGCAAAGTCTGCTTGCGACTTACATTAAATTGAACGTAAATCGTTGCCAGCAAGGGCAGCCGCTTTCACTGCCGCTGCATGTGGCCGATGCGTTCCGCGCCATTTTGTTGGATGAGAAAATTGACCCGGCACTGGCGGCAGAAATTCTGACGTTGCCTTCGCAAAACGAAATTGCCGAACTGTTCCAGATAATCGATCCACATGCGATTGCCGCAGTGCATGAAGCATTGATGCGCACTCTGGCAAACGAACTGGCGGATGAATTCCTCGCGGTTTACAACGCCAATAAACTCGATACTTATCGTGTGGAACATGCTGATATTGGCAAACGAGCATTGCGTAATACTTGTCTGCGTTATCTGGCGTTTGGTGAGCAACAGTTAGCTGAACAATTGGTGCGTCATCAGTATCAAAGTGCCGATAACATGACCGATTCTATCGCTGCCTTGTCTGCAAGCGTAGCGGCACAATTGCCTTGCCGTGTAGAGTTGCTGGCGGCATTTGATGAGAAGTGGCATCAGGATGGTCTGGTGATGGACAAGTGGTTTGTATTGCAGGCCACAAGCCCTGCGGAAGGCACATTGAACACTGTGCGTGAATTACTGAACCACCGTTCGTTTAGCATGGGTAACCCGAACCGCGTGCGTTCGCTGATTGGCGCATTTGCGGCTGCTAACCCTTCTGCCTTCCATGCACCTGATGGCAGTGGTTATCAATTTATGGTGGAAATGCTCAGCGAGCTAAACCACCGTAACCCGCAGGTGGCGTCGCGTCTGATTGAACCGTTAATTCGACTGAAACGTTATGATGCGAAACGTCAGGAAATGATGCGTGCGGCACTGGTTCAGTTGAAAGGGTTGGAAAATCTGTCCGGGGATTTGTTCGAGAAAATCACTAAAGCGTTGGCTTAG
- the pncB gene encoding nicotinate phosphoribosyltransferase yields MTRHASPILQTLLDTDAYKLHMQQAVFHRYHDVSVAAEFRCRGDDLLGVYADAIREQVDLMQHLALTDEEFAFLETLPFFKADYLSWLRTFRYAPSQVHISNNNGHLDIRLTGSWLEVIMWEVPLLAVISEVVHQHRSPAVTPQMALENLESKLLQFKELTADIDLSAFRLMDFGTRRRFSREVQEAIVSRLQQESWFVGTSNYDLARRLNLTPMGTQAHEWFQAHQQISPTLANSQRAALQAWLDEYPDKLGIALTDCITMDAFLRDFDLAFASRYQGLRHDSGDPVEWGEKAIAHYQKLGIDPKTKVLVFSDNLDLPKAIELYRHFCDRVNLSFGIGTRLTCDIPNVKPLNIVIKLVECNGKPVAKLSDSPGKTICHDKAFVRALRKAFDLPQVKKAS; encoded by the coding sequence ATGACACGACACGCTTCCCCTATTTTGCAAACGCTACTGGATACTGACGCCTATAAGCTTCATATGCAGCAGGCGGTATTCCACCGTTATCACGACGTGAGCGTCGCTGCCGAGTTCCGTTGCCGCGGTGATGATCTGCTGGGCGTCTATGCAGATGCCATCCGTGAGCAGGTTGATTTAATGCAGCACCTCGCGCTGACCGACGAGGAGTTCGCCTTTTTGGAAACTCTGCCGTTCTTTAAGGCAGATTATCTCTCGTGGCTGCGTACTTTCCGCTACGCCCCCTCTCAGGTACACATCAGCAATAACAACGGCCATTTAGATATTCGTCTAACCGGCTCGTGGCTGGAAGTGATTATGTGGGAAGTCCCTTTGCTGGCCGTGATCAGCGAAGTGGTGCACCAACACCGCTCACCAGCGGTAACCCCACAGATGGCGCTGGAGAATCTGGAAAGTAAACTGCTTCAGTTCAAAGAACTGACGGCAGATATTGATCTTTCTGCATTCCGTTTGATGGATTTTGGCACCCGTCGCCGTTTCTCGCGTGAGGTTCAGGAGGCTATCGTTAGCCGTCTGCAACAAGAATCGTGGTTTGTTGGCACCAGTAATTACGACCTGGCACGTCGCCTGAATTTAACGCCGATGGGCACGCAAGCTCACGAGTGGTTCCAGGCGCATCAGCAAATTAGCCCGACGCTTGCAAACAGCCAACGTGCTGCACTTCAGGCGTGGCTTGATGAATACCCCGATAAGCTAGGCATCGCGCTGACAGACTGCATCACTATGGATGCCTTCTTACGAGACTTTGACCTCGCATTTGCCAGCCGTTATCAAGGTCTGCGCCACGACTCAGGGGATCCTGTTGAATGGGGCGAGAAAGCTATCGCTCATTATCAGAAACTGGGTATCGACCCTAAAACCAAAGTATTGGTGTTCTCTGATAACCTGGATTTGCCTAAAGCCATTGAGCTGTATCGCCATTTCTGCGACCGGGTCAATCTGAGTTTTGGTATTGGAACTCGCCTGACCTGCGATATTCCAAACGTTAAGCCGCTGAATATTGTGATTAAGCTGGTGGAGTGCAATGGCAAACCGGTCGCCAAACTGTCTGACAGCCCAGGCAAAACCATTTGCCACGATAAAGCCTTTGTTCGCGCGCTGCGTAAGGCCTTCGATTTACCGCAGGTTAAGAAAGCAAGTTAA
- the asnS gene encoding asparagine--tRNA ligase, whose amino-acid sequence MSVVPVADVLQGRVAVDQEVTVRGWVRTRRDSKAGISFLAVYDGSCFSPVQAVINNSLPNYNDDVLRLTTGCSVVVTGKVVESLGQGQSFEIQATEVEVTGWVDDPDTYPMAAKRHSIEYLREVAHLRPRTNMIGAVARVRHTLAQALHRFFHEQGYFWVSTPLITASDTEGAGEMFRVSTLDLENLPRTDAGKIDFDKDFFGKEAFLTVSGQLNGETYACALSKVYTFGPTFRAENSNTSRHLAEFWMLEPEVAFANLDDVAGLAEAMLKYVFKAVLDERMDDMEFFAERVDKDAVERLQRFIDADFAQVDYTDAVTILENCGQKFENPVYWGVDLSSEHERYLAEQHFKAPVVVKNYPKDIKAFYMRLNEDGKTVAAMDVLAPGIGEIIGGSQREERLDVLDARMAEMGLNKEDYWWYRDLRRYGTVPHSGFGLGFERLIAYVTGVQNVRDVIPFPRTPRNANF is encoded by the coding sequence ATGAGCGTTGTGCCTGTAGCCGACGTACTCCAGGGCCGCGTAGCCGTTGACCAAGAAGTCACCGTGCGCGGATGGGTGCGTACTCGTAGAGATTCAAAAGCTGGTATCTCCTTCCTCGCCGTCTATGACGGTTCCTGCTTCTCTCCTGTACAGGCCGTCATTAATAATTCTCTGCCTAATTACAATGATGACGTTCTGCGCCTGACAACGGGTTGTTCCGTTGTCGTGACGGGTAAAGTTGTAGAGTCTCTTGGTCAGGGCCAGAGCTTTGAAATCCAGGCAACTGAAGTGGAAGTGACCGGCTGGGTTGATGATCCTGACACTTACCCAATGGCGGCTAAACGCCATAGCATTGAGTACCTGCGTGAAGTCGCGCACCTGCGCCCACGCACCAACATGATCGGCGCTGTGGCTCGTGTGCGTCATACCCTTGCTCAAGCGTTACACCGTTTCTTCCATGAGCAAGGTTACTTCTGGGTATCCACACCGCTGATTACCGCGTCAGATACTGAAGGTGCAGGTGAGATGTTCCGCGTTTCTACGCTTGATCTCGAAAACCTTCCTCGTACCGATGCAGGTAAAATTGATTTCGATAAAGACTTCTTTGGTAAAGAAGCGTTCCTGACCGTATCCGGCCAGTTGAACGGCGAAACTTATGCATGTGCGTTGTCCAAGGTTTATACCTTTGGCCCAACCTTCCGTGCTGAAAACTCGAACACCAGCCGTCACCTGGCTGAGTTCTGGATGCTGGAGCCTGAAGTCGCTTTCGCAAATCTTGACGATGTCGCAGGTTTGGCTGAAGCCATGCTGAAGTATGTCTTCAAAGCTGTGCTTGACGAGCGTATGGATGACATGGAGTTCTTCGCTGAGCGCGTTGACAAAGATGCAGTGGAACGTTTACAGCGCTTCATCGACGCTGACTTTGCGCAAGTTGATTACACCGACGCTGTTACAATTCTCGAGAATTGCGGCCAGAAATTCGAGAACCCTGTTTACTGGGGCGTAGACCTTTCTTCTGAGCATGAACGTTACCTTGCCGAGCAACACTTCAAGGCACCGGTGGTTGTGAAAAACTATCCAAAAGACATTAAGGCCTTCTATATGCGCCTTAACGAAGACGGCAAAACCGTCGCCGCAATGGATGTGTTAGCGCCGGGTATTGGTGAAATCATCGGTGGTTCTCAGCGTGAAGAGCGTCTGGATGTGCTGGATGCGCGCATGGCCGAGATGGGTCTGAATAAAGAAGACTACTGGTGGTATCGCGATCTGCGTCGTTACGGCACTGTTCCGCACTCCGGTTTCGGTCTTGGTTTTGAACGCCTGATTGCCTATGTAACAGGTGTACAGAACGTTCGTGACGTGATCCCATTCCCACGTACACCACGTAACGCGAACTTCTAA
- a CDS encoding porin, whose amino-acid sequence MKRNILAVVIPALLVAGAANAAEIYNKNGNKLDFYGKAVGEHIWTTNGDTDSNDTTYARIGFKGETQINDQLTGYGQWEYNMNASNAEGTQPTNTRLAFAGLKFGDAGSLDYGRNYGAIYDVAAYTDMLVEWGGDTWAATDNFMNGRTTGVLTYRNNNFFGLVDGLAFALQYQGKNERSNVVAPSVDDNGTIDFGRAGNGAKANGDGVSTAVTYDIGEGFSVAAGYESANRTFEQRDAATNPAWASAGGDRAEAWSTAAKYDANNIYAAVMYAETLNMTREADNNFANKTQNFEAVAQYQFDFGLRPSIAYVQSKGKDLKSRGTFTGGDADLVKYVEVGTWYYFNKNMNVYAAYKFNLLDDNNYSESAKLATDDQAAVGIVYQF is encoded by the coding sequence ATGAAGCGCAATATTCTGGCAGTGGTAATCCCTGCTCTGCTGGTAGCCGGTGCAGCTAACGCTGCAGAAATCTATAACAAAAACGGCAACAAACTTGATTTCTACGGTAAAGCTGTAGGCGAGCACATATGGACAACTAACGGTGACACTGATAGCAATGACACCACTTACGCTCGTATCGGTTTCAAAGGCGAAACTCAAATCAATGACCAACTGACCGGTTACGGCCAGTGGGAATACAACATGAATGCCTCCAACGCGGAAGGCACTCAGCCTACTAACACCCGTCTGGCATTTGCTGGTCTGAAATTTGGTGATGCAGGCTCCCTGGATTACGGCCGTAACTACGGTGCAATCTACGACGTAGCGGCTTATACCGATATGCTGGTTGAATGGGGCGGCGATACCTGGGCTGCAACCGACAACTTCATGAACGGCCGTACTACTGGCGTTCTGACTTACCGTAACAACAACTTCTTCGGTCTGGTTGATGGCCTGGCATTTGCTCTGCAATACCAGGGTAAAAACGAGCGTAGCAACGTAGTTGCTCCAAGTGTTGATGACAACGGCACAATTGACTTTGGTCGTGCTGGTAACGGCGCTAAAGCTAACGGCGACGGCGTAAGCACCGCTGTAACTTATGACATCGGCGAAGGCTTCAGCGTTGCTGCGGGCTACGAGTCTGCAAACCGTACTTTCGAACAGCGTGATGCTGCAACTAACCCAGCTTGGGCAAGTGCTGGCGGCGACCGCGCTGAAGCATGGTCTACTGCGGCTAAATATGATGCGAACAACATCTACGCAGCAGTGATGTATGCAGAAACTCTGAACATGACTCGTGAAGCTGACAACAACTTCGCTAACAAAACTCAGAACTTCGAAGCAGTAGCTCAGTACCAGTTCGACTTCGGTCTGCGTCCGTCCATCGCTTACGTGCAGTCTAAAGGTAAGGACCTGAAATCTCGTGGTACCTTCACCGGCGGCGATGCTGACCTGGTTAAATACGTAGAAGTGGGTACCTGGTACTACTTCAACAAAAACATGAACGTATACGCTGCGTATAAGTTCAACCTGCTGGACGACAACAACTACAGCGAATCTGCTAAACTGGCAACAGACGACCAGGCTGCAGTGGGTATCGTTTACCAGTTCTAA